The Quercus lobata isolate SW786 chromosome 4, ValleyOak3.0 Primary Assembly, whole genome shotgun sequence genome segment AGTTCCCTTAGATCAATGGCTGTAATCAATCAACCTGATCTAGTGGTGGAAAACTGGTTACGTCAATAACCCTTATATTAcaggtagaaaaaaaaaaaagagaaaaaagaaaaaccgcAAAGGCATGGACCATAGAAACAAAACAAGGCCCAGCCTTATCATCGCATGACATTACACATTGATAGGCAGAGAAGCAGCCACACAGATTTTCACATATATTCCCTCTCAACCAAATTTAGCTTCTTCTTTCCCACACCATAATATTATCCCCTTCACTCTTCATATCCACATGTACCCAAATTTCAGTCCTCACTTGCCTTTCTTCACACAGACAACATTGTATCTAAAGCCATAGGATTCCCAGAACGGTCTTGCATCAACTCTcaccaaaaaaatcacaactttcTAGGAGAGGTAAGATACTAAgactgtttttttttctttctttttcaaattattgGGTGTcatcatttatatttaaatatatagtttGTTTGGGGCAATTTCATTTCTGGGTAGCTTGAGTTTTGTTTGTTCTATTTGTTTCTGAACTGAAAATACCAACTTTTCAGCTAATTGACCACCTGGGATTTGTAGAGGGTGGAGGATATGATATAAGGAATTAGAAAGGATTGAATTCAGGTTGTTGTTGGGGACTATTTTTTATAGACCCCCATGTTAATAATAGTAGGAAGTATGCAAGGAACAATGGTTTCTCTGGCTTCTACGGCCAGTTTTGGAAGTTTGGCTTCTGAAAGGTCACACTACTCATTGGTGAGGAGAGGTTGTTTGTCAAAAGGGAACTGGGTTAAGAAGAAGAGGTGGCATTGTGTGTCATTATCTGTGTGTAAATATTCTGCCACAGCAGCTACTGACTTGGTTTCTGAACAAAGTAACACCTATAGAGGAGGTAAAAGTGATGATAGTGATGTTGGTTTTCTACGTAAGCCGACTCCTAAGCCAGTTTTGACGTCGTCGGGGTCTACTTGGGAACCATCAAGAATCAATGGGGTTTCTGGTGATGGTGATGAAAAGTTGGGGGTTGTTGAGGAGAGGAATAAGGTGATCGAATCACTTGGAGAGGTATTGGAGAAGGCAGAGAAGTTAGAAACTTCGAGGGTGAGTAAGCCGGGGAGTAGGAGTGAGAGTAGGGTTGTAAATAAATCCATACCATCTAACACAAATAGTGCATCGACGGGAGCAACTCAGAATTCTAAAACTTTGAAGAGTGTGTGGAGGAAAGGGGACAATGTCGCTACTGTACAAAAGGAGGTAAAGGGTAAGAATGGTAATACCAATAAGACAATTGTGAAAGAGGAGACTAAAAAGGAGGCACGGGGAAAGGTAGAGTCTCAAGCCCCTCCTTCTCCAAGGCCCCCTCAGCCACCTTTGAGACCACAACCAAAATTACAAGCAAAGCCTTCTGTAGCTCCTAAGCCTGTAATAAAGAAACCTGTTGTTTTGAAGGATGTTGGGGCAGTTCCAAAGTCGTCGGTTATTGTTGAAACTGACTCTGGCTTGAAAACTACAGAACGCAAGCCAATTTTGATTGACAAATTTGCTTCCAAGAAACCAGCGGTTGATCCTCTGATTGCTCAAGCTGTTTTAGCCCCAGCAAAACCAGGAAAAGGCCCCCCACCCGGAAAGTTCAAAGATGACTATCGTAAGAAAAATGCTCCAGCTGGTGGATCACGGAGACGAATGTTTAAAGATGTTGACACAGATGAGGACACTTCAGAACTTAATGTCTCTATCCCTGGTGCTGCAAGGAAGGGTAGGAAATGGACTAAAGCAAGTAGGAAGGCGGCCAAACTTCAGGCTGCCAAAGATGCAGCTCCTGTCAAAGTAGAAATTCTTGAGGTTGCTGAAGAAGGTATGTTGATAGAGGAGTTAGCCTACAACTTGACTATTGGTGAAGGTGAAATTCTCGGGTATTTATACTCAAAAGGGATTAAGCCTGATGGGGTGCAAAAACTAGAcaaagatattgtgaaaatgatTTGTAGAGAGCATGAAGTGGAAGTCCTAGATGTTGACTCCATCAAAGTGGAAGAAATGGcaagaaagaaggaaatttttgaTGAAGAAGACCTGGACAAACTACAAGACCGGCCTCCTGTCATTACTATAATGGGTCACGTGGATCATGGGAAGGTAAGTGTTAGCAATTTGCATTCCTGTTTTTCGTTTGGACCTTCTGCATCCATTTCCTGTTAATTTCTCTTGCTTTTGCCTTAAATTTCGATATGGttgctaatatttttttattgctacCCGCTTGGCAGACAACCCTTTTGGATTATATTCGAAAGAGCAAGGTACATATGGAAGCTTAATCATCTTGATGCTCCTTTCAGTTTCTTTGCAGTATAAGATGTTATGGCTCtgttatttttggtaatttttttttaatactaattttcttttttatggtttGGTTAAACCCGATAATTTTAGAGAAACCCCTACTTGTCATGTTTGATTTTATATGATATTTGTATGTTATTGGAGTTTTGTGCTATTGGTGGTGGCTTGTCATACATATTGTTCAATTTAAGCTTGATTGCTAGATATTTGCAGGTAGCTGCCTCAGAAGCAGGTGGGATTACACAAGGAATTGGTGCATATGAGGTGTTAGTTCCTATAGATGGCAAGGTGCAGCCATGTGTTTTCCTTGACACTCCTGGACATGAGGTACAAATGTTACTCAAAAAACGTGTTAATGACTTTTTCTTCCACACcaacccccccaccccccgGCCGGCCCAAAGGATATCCTCATGGATCATATTCAGGGTTCTATAAAcattatttacattttaatgAACTGTAACTTGCTTGTACAGTCTTGCTTTAGATGATATCTATTATATCCACTCATGTAGGCATTTGGAGCAATGAGGGCTCGTGGAGCAAGGGTGACAGACATTGCTATTATTGTAGTGGCTGCTGATGATGGAATCCGTCCTCAAACAAATGAGGCCATAGCTCATGCAAAAGCCGCTGGAGTACCCATAGTTATTGCTATAAATAAGGCATGTGAATTATAATGgcatgattttcttttttctttttgggataaAATATGATAACATGGAAAAACAGTTGGCAATCCTTATTGCTTTGCATGGTCATGGCTTCAGGACTTTCTGATTCTCAATCATATTTCTTTCATTGCACCAGATAGATAAAGATGGAGCTAATCCAGAACGAGTAATGCAAGAGCTTTCTACAATTGGCCTAATGCCTGAAGACTGGGGTGGTGATACACCAATGGTTCAGGTTGTTATCTGAAGCTCAGGAGTTGTAACAACATCTGACATTGGTGCTTTATACATTTTCtgattcatttttcaatttctttttaacAGGTTAGTGCTCTTAAAGGGGAGAATATTGATGATCTTATGGAAACGGTGATGCTTGTTGCAGAGGTGAGTTAGAAGTTATTGAAATGCAAACTTGTTGCCTTTGATATTCTTATTACAAGAGGTTATAGAAaccttcaacttttttttttttaaagaaaaaaatcaagtaaGAAGGAAAATCTTACCTTTTACTAGCAATGGTAATCAAAGCTTGTAAGAGAGATTTATTTattcctttcatttttcttcattttttcatcatttacagttatttgcatttttatctctttatttatttatttgggggGGATTGAGTAAACATATTCATGGGCTAGTCTTTTGCCCAGGAACGACAGAGCTTGTAATGATTCAATTTGTCCTTGGCAATGTTTTAAATAAGTTCATAAATCATGAAAAGTACAACACCTCTACCATTAAAACATTTAGGCATAAAGGTACAAAACTTTCACCCACACATTATGTAACTTTAGATATTTGCAGAAAAGCCAAAAAACACAGTAAGATTTAAAATATGCTGTAGGATTACCTTGCTGAAATGTTTCCAAGAATGAAGctcttctttttatatgttCAAAATTTCACATATTAATGTGTCAACTAAACTAGTGGTAGAATATGTAGATGGAAGGCTCTTGGAGTTGTACCTTTGGCCTATGATAAAATATTCTCAGATAGTTGTCTTGTTTTTCTGACATCTTTCTCTTGTATATCCTAACAATGTGCATGTGTCTTTCAGTTACAAGAGTTGAAGGCTAATCCTGATAGAAGTGGAAAGGGCACAGTCATTGAGGCAGGTCTTCATAAATCTAAAGGACCACTAGCTACA includes the following:
- the LOC115987809 gene encoding translation initiation factor IF-2, chloroplastic, yielding MLIIVGSMQGTMVSLASTASFGSLASERSHYSLVRRGCLSKGNWVKKKRWHCVSLSVCKYSATAATDLVSEQSNTYRGGKSDDSDVGFLRKPTPKPVLTSSGSTWEPSRINGVSGDGDEKLGVVEERNKVIESLGEVLEKAEKLETSRVSKPGSRSESRVVNKSIPSNTNSASTGATQNSKTLKSVWRKGDNVATVQKEVKGKNGNTNKTIVKEETKKEARGKVESQAPPSPRPPQPPLRPQPKLQAKPSVAPKPVIKKPVVLKDVGAVPKSSVIVETDSGLKTTERKPILIDKFASKKPAVDPLIAQAVLAPAKPGKGPPPGKFKDDYRKKNAPAGGSRRRMFKDVDTDEDTSELNVSIPGAARKGRKWTKASRKAAKLQAAKDAAPVKVEILEVAEEGMLIEELAYNLTIGEGEILGYLYSKGIKPDGVQKLDKDIVKMICREHEVEVLDVDSIKVEEMARKKEIFDEEDLDKLQDRPPVITIMGHVDHGKTTLLDYIRKSKVAASEAGGITQGIGAYEVLVPIDGKVQPCVFLDTPGHEAFGAMRARGARVTDIAIIVVAADDGIRPQTNEAIAHAKAAGVPIVIAINKIDKDGANPERVMQELSTIGLMPEDWGGDTPMVQVSALKGENIDDLMETVMLVAELQELKANPDRSGKGTVIEAGLHKSKGPLATFIVQNGTLKTGDIVVCGEAFGKVRALFDDGGNRVKEAGPSRPVQVIGLNNVPIAGDEFEVVGSLDIARERAESRAEALRDERISAKAGDGKITLSSLASAVSAGKQSGLDLHQLNIIMKVDVQGSIEAVRQALQVLPQDNVTLKFLLQTTGDVSNSDVDLAFASNAIILGFNTKASGSVKSYAENKGVEIRLYRVIYELIDDVRNAMEGLLEPVEEQVTIGSVEVRAVFSSGSGRVAGCMVVDGKVVNGCGIRVIRKGKVVHVGVLDSLRRVKEIVKEVNAGLECGIGMEDYNDWEVGDVLEAFSSIEKKRTLEEASASMTAAFEGVGMEE